In the Pedobacter cryoconitis genome, CACTCCTCAAGTACGCAACAGGGAAAAGTCTGATCAGGCCACTGATAACCTCGAAAAGATATTGAATATGTTACCTGCTTCGGTTGTAGTGATCCGCGGACAGGAACTTATAGTAGAGATGATCAACGACACAAATCTTTGTTACTGGGAAAAGTCCAGAGAGGAAGTAGTGGGGAAACCATTTCTGCAAATATTACCAGATCTTGCCGATCAGCCTTTTGCCGGGCAGCTGCGCCGGGTCATAGAAACAGGAGAGGTGATCGATGTAAAAGAAAGCCAGGTACTGTTTACCATGAATGACGGAACAATACGCGAAACCTATGTTGATTATACTTACCAGCCGCTTTCGGATCTGGAGGGAAATAGGAATGGTGTTCTTGTAATGTCTTTTGAAATTACTGAACGTGTATTTTCCAGGCGGCTATTGGAAAAATATGCGCAGGAACTAGCTTCAGCGAATGATCAGCTTTCTATTTCAAATAATAAGTTAGCAAAGAGCGAGGCGCGTTTTAAGTTCCTGATCCAAGAGGCTCCGGTTGCGATCGGGGTATTGCATGGCAGAGATTTGGTGGTGGAAACAGCGAATCAAAAGATTTTGCAGGTTTGGGGGAAGACCAAACAAATTGTCGGTCTTCCGCTTGCTGTGGCACTTCCTGAACTCGAGGGGCAGCCTTTTCTGGGGATATTAGACAAGGTTTATACCTCAGGGAAGGCCTTCTATGCGAATGAGATCAGCGCGATGTTAGAGCATGGTGGTGAGTTGAAGAAGATATTTTTCAATGTGGTTTACCAACCGGTTGCCGGTTTGGATGGCGCAGTTTCGGATATTCTGGTTGTTGCAGTAGATGTGACCGAACAGGTAAATTCCAGAAAGCTGGTGGAGAAGAGTGAGCAGCATTTCAGAAGGCTGGCCGATCTGGTGCCTGCAAAGATTTCCAATGCGCTTCCCAATGGAGAAGTCACATTCTTTAATAAACAATGGTTGGATTTTGGAGGGATGAGCTTTGAAGATCTTCGGGATTTTGGCTATCACCAGATGATGCATTCAGATGAGATTGCTGCTTTCCAGGCAGGGCTTGCTGAAGCGTCACGTAATGGTGTCCCTCACATTTCTGAGATGCGTTTCAAGAATATTGATGGAGATTATATTTGGCACCTTAACGTAGCTTCGCCCATTTTAGACGATCAGGGAAAGATAACCATGTGGGTATGTTCAACGACCAATATCCAGTCGCTGAAAGAGGAAGAACAGCGTAAGAGCGATTTTGTAAGCATGCTGAGCCATGAGCTAAAGACCCCTGTGACTTCTATCAAAGGACATGTGCAATTGCTGTTGAGGCTGCTTGCCCGGGAAACTGGTTCAGAATTCCTGGGTAAACTGAATTCTTCTTTATCGCGTATAGACGCCCTGCTATTACAGTTGACCGGACTTATAGGCGATATGCTCGACCTGAGCCGGATTGATGCAGGAAGGATGGATTTGAAAAAGGATCGCTTTTTTATTGATGGTTTGGTTACTGAGGTGGTCGAAGACTTCCGTTTAAGTCATCAGCAGCATTTCTTTCATTTAACTATTGATAACAATATCGAAATTACTGCAGATAGAGACCGCATTAGCCAGGTACTGATTAATCTGATTGCTAATGCTATCAAGTATTCACCTTCCAGCAAAGTTGTCGATATTTCAGTAGCCCTTGCAGAAGATGAAGTACTTTTATCTGTCAAAGATTATGGCATCGGAATAGAGGAAAAAGATCAAAAAAAAGTATTTGACCGCTTTTTTAGAGTAGAAGGCCATAATGAAAAGTATTATAGCGGTTTTGGGATCGGACTATTTTTGGTCCATAACATTGTATCAAGACATGGGGGCAGGATTTCTGTGGAAAGTCAGCGGAATAAAGGATCTTTGTTTACCGTGCATCTTCCAGTATTGTAATAGAGATTAAACGTAAATCATTAGCGGAAAAGAAAGCCTCTTTGGAGGCTATTCTTTTGATAATCCAATGGGCGTAAACTGTTTGATCAGTTTTTTAATTGATTCCTCAGAAGGGGAAGCAAAATCTTTTATCTCTTCGAGTGCCTCTTGTCCTAGTAACTTTGCTCTTAACTGCATTTGGTTTTCATAGGCTGCAATGGCGGCTTCTATATTTTGAAATCCGCCACTGGTCAAACATTCACTTAAATCCAAAGCATCCAGCATTGCCGTATTCACACCCTCACCTGAAGGAGGCATCAAATGCGCTGCATCTCCAATAAGTGTGAGGTTCGGTTTTGCTTCCCAATGCTGATCTAAAGGGAAATAATTCAATGGTCTTGGAACAAAATGACTACATGCTTTAAAAAGTGTAAAAAATATTGGATCCCATCCTTCGTAATAGTTCACTAAGTAAGTATAAACTTTTTCACTGTCATTAAAATCTATCCCACTGGTCTTGATCCAATCTTCAGGGTAAAGAGAGGAGGCATAATACGTGAGCCCGCCATCACCTCTTGGTTGTGCAGCGATAGTTTTGCCGGAACCCATCGCAATAAGATTGCCTTTGTTAACCAAGGCATAAATTTCAGGACATTCCTTTTCAGGATCATCTATTTCACCTTGAATGATAGTTGCGCCCGAATACAGGGCTTTAATGTCTGTTACATAAGGACGGATTTTTGAGCGATATCCTTCTGCTCCGATCACAAGGTCTGCAGTCGCTGTTGTGCCATTTTTAAATTGTAGTTCCCAGATATTATTTACTTGCACCATGTGCTCAAATTGACTATCCCAAACAACGGTATCAGGCAGAAGACCAGCTATTAAAATGTTCCTTAACGCACCTCTGTCAATCTCTGGTCTGAAGTGTTCGTCGCCAAAACTTTCATCAGAACTTTGCTCATGTTCATCTGCGAGAATTTTCGCATTCTTGTCAACCAGACGAAACTTGTCGGCCCCAGGCATGTAATTAGCTTTGAAAGCCTCCATTAAACCTGCGTCTTCCATAACTTTCAGGCCAGATTCAAAGTGTAAATCGACGATTGCACCCTGTACACGTGCTTCATTATTGAAATCCCTTTCATAAACTTTCACATTTGCTCCTTTAAGTTGTAAAAGCCTGGCTAATGTTAAGCCACCCGGACCACCACCTACGATTGCTATTTTCTTATCTTGTAATAGATTTATTGTTTCCATTTCTTTATCCTTCTTTTGATACAAAGGAACATCTTATACACAGTGCAAGCAATGCGGATACGCAGTGAATATAGGACTATTCGAGGTTTTTAGTCCGGAAAGCTAGTGGTGTCATCCCTGTGATTTTTACAAATAACCGGGTAAAATAAGAGTAATCATCATAACCAAGTCCACCTGCAATCTCCTTTACGGATTTGTTAGAATGGTAGAGCAATCGTTTGGCTTCCAGAATAACACGCTGTTGTATATGGTAGGAAACTGGATGTCCTGTTATAGTTTTGACGCATTCATTTAAGTAGGGGGCAGATATGTTCAACTGTTCAGCATAGATCATTGGACTTTTTATCTTTATAAAATAATGATCTAATGAAGATTTAAATGATTTAGTGATCACCTCAGAACGTGAAAAGTTATCTGTGGTTTTAGCTTCAGATAAATACTGGGATACGACTAAGGTGACTAATGTGTTAAAACTCTCTTTCAGGATGAAATTATATAGTTTCTCGTGTTTCCTTTCAGAAAATTGTATGCATAGAGAGGCCGTTTCTGAAATAATAGCAAGTGTCTCTGTTTTTAAAGCCAGAATATTTGCAGGAGTGAGGCCTGCCAGTAATTTCAGGGTGTCCTGATGCAGGTTTTCGCTGGTGATTATCCAGCTGGTGGTTGTTGCATTTTCAAATGCGATTACGCGATGTATTTGATCAGGATGTATATAGATAATGGAAGGTGCTTCTATACGATGTTTTTGAAAGTCAATTTCAATATGGGTGGCTCCTTTCTCCTGTAATATAAATAAATGCCCATTGTCACGATGCGGGCGCTCAACTTCTTTAATATCAGGGGGGCCATTGAAAAATTTTCTCTCCATAAATATTCCTTCTCTGATTCCTGAAGGCAATGTATTTACATGAATATGGTTGCTTTTTTTTGACATCGTAAGCTACATTTGCTTTTTGGCTCCAATAATCCCGAAAATAAACAAAATACCTGTCATTTTTTTAATTCAAGCCGCTCAATAGTTAATGTAACAAATCTTCCATATTCTATTCTAAATAAGATTATTGAAAGATTCAATTCGGGTAAATTCTTGTATTGTAATCTCTTATTTTTATATAAAAATCATGATACGGAAATTTAATGCCATTCTCCTTTTTCTTACACTGCCTCTTTTTGCATTGGAATCCTATGCACAGAAAATGACCTTTTTTGATTTCAGGCCTGCAAGAGATAGTATCCAGACTTCTCGCGCTATCTCTTCCTATAATGTCGGTTCAGACAAGGATTTGTACCTGTTGCTCTCACCAGAGGCTTCCCTTCAAGCTGAACTTGCTAAATTCGCTCCTGCACTAAAAGCAGAAGAGCTATTGGCCAAGGGTAATTATAGTTTCAATTTTTATGTAGATGGTAAAAAGGCTTATACTGAAAACCTGGGGCCAGGTGCCATCCTGCCACAAGATAAGACTACTAACCGTCCTCTGGATATCGTTCTGATCAGCTCGGGCAGGTCTGGTTTATGGAGCATTAACCTTTGGGACCGATTTATGGCAAAAGCTGGAATGTCGCTTTTGAGTGCGCAACCTAAGGTGCTGGAAATAGGTGTGAGCGTATATATTGAACAGAATGGCACGAAATATAGTTCTGAGCTGATAAAGGCAAAAATTAAGGTGACAAGAATTCCAAAGAAAATCGATCCGCTGAAAATGGGGCCACAGCACATCGCCGCAGAAAGTGGTTTTAAACTTTCCAAAGCGAAGCTGAATAAAGAACTGATTGTTACACTAAATACAAAGATTGCCGATCATACCTACCGCATGATCAACGGGATCGTAGTCTTGAAGAAAGGGGAATTGCTTTTGGAACAGTATTATAACGGAGAAAAAAGGGAAACGCTGCACGATCCGAGATCGGTAAGTAAATCGATAACTGCAACCCTCACAGGAATGGCTATCAAGGAAGGTTTTATAACTTCTGAAAATCAGAGGCTCATGGAGTTCTATAAGCTCCGGAATTATGCGAATTATAATACCAAAAAGGACAGTGTAAAAATTGTAGACCTATTGAGTATGAGTGCTGCATTTGAAGGGAATGATGAGGTGGAAACCTCTGCTGGAAATGAAGAGAATATGTATCCAACAGCCGATTATACGAAATTTGCACTTGACCTTCCAATGGATCCTGCACGCCAGAATGGTCAAAGCTGGTCATATTTTACCGCGGGTACTAATTTGGTAATGGATATTCTCGACAAAAGTATACCGGGCGGGGCAGAGGCATTTGCTCATAAGAGACTCTTTGTACCATTGGGTATAGACAAACTTGAATGGGCACGAACACCTCAGGGCAAGCCTTTTGGGGGTGGCGGACTCAGGTTACGCGCGCTTGATTTTGCGAAGTATGGTCAATTATATGCTAATGATGGCATATATAATGGTAAGCGGCTGCTTGAAAAATCATGGGTAGCGCAAAGTTTTTCTCCTTTACAAGTACTTCCAGCTGATAGACCTGGTTTTTACGGGCTTCTCTTTTGGAACAAGGCTTTTGTTGTAGCTGGTAAATCTTACCAGGTAAATTATAGCAGCGGAAATGGTGGAAACAAGATTTACATGTTCAAAGATCTGCCCGTTGTAATCGTGATCACCGCTTCGGCCTATGGTAAAGCCTTCGCACACGTCCAGGCAGATGAAATTGTAGAAAAATACTTGCTACCTGCAATATTATAATGTTTTAAATTAGCAAGGCTAAATGTCTTACACTCCTGAAGCAAAAAGACATTTAGCCTGGCAGTTTTTAGGCTAATCCTTATTTCGCAGAATAAGCTGTCAGTTGACCAGAGATTTCCTTTATTGTCTTTATACTGAAAGAATGTCTGCCTGTTAGCCATCTTTTGATTTCATCAGGATTGATATCTACGGAAACAGCCAGTTCATTTTCTGAGATACCTCTATTGGCTAACGTTTCTGCTGTTTTACTGGCAACGTCCAGGTTGAGTTGCGTTAATTCCGCTATGGCAGGGTTTCCGTTTTCTTCCAGCCAGATTGATACAAAATCGTTATCTTCCATTAGTATTTTTAGTAATTTTCTAATTGCTCCGGGCCTTGCGCGCGGTATGTTCATTTGGGCGGCAAATTTAGTATAAATAAATTGCAACTAATCCTGCTATGGTCAGAATCAAGCATATTGCCCCTCATTTTAATATTGTTATCACTTATTTTAGTGACTACTTCAGGAATAAATCCGGCATCAGCTATCGGGCATATATAAATGAATATCATATAAAGCTTATTGAAAAGCGGTTAATGGTCCTTCATTAAGTATGAAACATATTGCTGATGAATTTGGCTTTACAGATAAAAGCCATTTGTCTCAATTTTCAAAGGCAGGAGAAAACTAAGTCCGGTGAACTTCAGAAAACAAGCCTAAGTCGTTTTACGATTTCATCCTTCATCTTTTTAGTTTTAGCAAAAGTCAACAAGCTTTCTAAAGTGTGCCGGTTTGATCTCTTATGTGCAAGTACATATTCATGGAAGTATTTATCACCCTTTTTAATTGCCGATAAATACAGTTGGGGTATTTTTAATTTCAGGATTAGGAAAGCCAAGATCAAGAGGTACTGCTTTTATATTTAAATTCATCGTGTAAGAGTTGGATGAGTAATAATTGTAAAAATTGGCTAAATTAGCCACACCAGGTCAATGGATAAATAAGGGCATATCATAAAGCTACTAAACCTAACCTGTATGCAAAAAACAAATTCTGAAAACAGACAATGAAAAATGATTAATGGACAAAATTAATTTATCAGTTACAATCGCTGTAATCACGATGTTCATTTCATTATTTCTATCATTTTTTCTGGTTACAGTCAAAACAGAACATAAATTAAGTAATCGTCTTTTTGCATTTTTCTTGATTTTAAATGCGATTGATATTAGCGTGAATCTAGGCTACTTTTTTGATATCCCTTTAAATGCAAGAGTTTTTATAAGCTCAATTTTTTTCTTACAACTTCCTGCTTTTTATTTATATGTCTTATCCGTTTGCTATGCTGATTTTAAGCTAAAACCAAAACATTTAATTCATGTGAGTACTTTTTTAATAGCCAATCTGATCTTATTGCCTCGCTTTTATACTGTCAGCCTGGCTTCTAAAATTAGTTTTCTTAAAAAAAGCAGCAGTATGCTGGAAAT is a window encoding:
- a CDS encoding PAS domain-containing protein, yielding MMNLTDSPLLKTIVESAPVGICILNAEDLIAEMVNGKFLEIAGKEKNAILGKSFWEPFAEISAYYQEALSQVIVTGESYCTNDVNLMVIRHGKKEQINVAFVYAPVPDENAVVSKVAVWMMENTPQVRNREKSDQATDNLEKILNMLPASVVVIRGQELIVEMINDTNLCYWEKSREEVVGKPFLQILPDLADQPFAGQLRRVIETGEVIDVKESQVLFTMNDGTIRETYVDYTYQPLSDLEGNRNGVLVMSFEITERVFSRRLLEKYAQELASANDQLSISNNKLAKSEARFKFLIQEAPVAIGVLHGRDLVVETANQKILQVWGKTKQIVGLPLAVALPELEGQPFLGILDKVYTSGKAFYANEISAMLEHGGELKKIFFNVVYQPVAGLDGAVSDILVVAVDVTEQVNSRKLVEKSEQHFRRLADLVPAKISNALPNGEVTFFNKQWLDFGGMSFEDLRDFGYHQMMHSDEIAAFQAGLAEASRNGVPHISEMRFKNIDGDYIWHLNVASPILDDQGKITMWVCSTTNIQSLKEEEQRKSDFVSMLSHELKTPVTSIKGHVQLLLRLLARETGSEFLGKLNSSLSRIDALLLQLTGLIGDMLDLSRIDAGRMDLKKDRFFIDGLVTEVVEDFRLSHQQHFFHLTIDNNIEITADRDRISQVLINLIANAIKYSPSSKVVDISVALAEDEVLLSVKDYGIGIEEKDQKKVFDRFFRVEGHNEKYYSGFGIGLFLVHNIVSRHGGRISVESQRNKGSLFTVHLPVL
- a CDS encoding FAD-dependent oxidoreductase, with the translated sequence METINLLQDKKIAIVGGGPGGLTLARLLQLKGANVKVYERDFNNEARVQGAIVDLHFESGLKVMEDAGLMEAFKANYMPGADKFRLVDKNAKILADEHEQSSDESFGDEHFRPEIDRGALRNILIAGLLPDTVVWDSQFEHMVQVNNIWELQFKNGTTATADLVIGAEGYRSKIRPYVTDIKALYSGATIIQGEIDDPEKECPEIYALVNKGNLIAMGSGKTIAAQPRGDGGLTYYASSLYPEDWIKTSGIDFNDSEKVYTYLVNYYEGWDPIFFTLFKACSHFVPRPLNYFPLDQHWEAKPNLTLIGDAAHLMPPSGEGVNTAMLDALDLSECLTSGGFQNIEAAIAAYENQMQLRAKLLGQEALEEIKDFASPSEESIKKLIKQFTPIGLSKE
- a CDS encoding helix-turn-helix transcriptional regulator encodes the protein MSKKSNHIHVNTLPSGIREGIFMERKFFNGPPDIKEVERPHRDNGHLFILQEKGATHIEIDFQKHRIEAPSIIYIHPDQIHRVIAFENATTTSWIITSENLHQDTLKLLAGLTPANILALKTETLAIISETASLCIQFSERKHEKLYNFILKESFNTLVTLVVSQYLSEAKTTDNFSRSEVITKSFKSSLDHYFIKIKSPMIYAEQLNISAPYLNECVKTITGHPVSYHIQQRVILEAKRLLYHSNKSVKEIAGGLGYDDYSYFTRLFVKITGMTPLAFRTKNLE
- a CDS encoding serine hydrolase domain-containing protein; this encodes MIRKFNAILLFLTLPLFALESYAQKMTFFDFRPARDSIQTSRAISSYNVGSDKDLYLLLSPEASLQAELAKFAPALKAEELLAKGNYSFNFYVDGKKAYTENLGPGAILPQDKTTNRPLDIVLISSGRSGLWSINLWDRFMAKAGMSLLSAQPKVLEIGVSVYIEQNGTKYSSELIKAKIKVTRIPKKIDPLKMGPQHIAAESGFKLSKAKLNKELIVTLNTKIADHTYRMINGIVVLKKGELLLEQYYNGEKRETLHDPRSVSKSITATLTGMAIKEGFITSENQRLMEFYKLRNYANYNTKKDSVKIVDLLSMSAAFEGNDEVETSAGNEENMYPTADYTKFALDLPMDPARQNGQSWSYFTAGTNLVMDILDKSIPGGAEAFAHKRLFVPLGIDKLEWARTPQGKPFGGGGLRLRALDFAKYGQLYANDGIYNGKRLLEKSWVAQSFSPLQVLPADRPGFYGLLFWNKAFVVAGKSYQVNYSSGNGGNKIYMFKDLPVVIVITASAYGKAFAHVQADEIVEKYLLPAIL